A single window of Agromyces aureus DNA harbors:
- the dnaG gene encoding DNA primase — protein MAGRIRQSDVDEVKARTNIADIVGDHVSLKSAGVGSMKGLCPFHDERSPSFHVRPALGYYHCFGCGESGDAYTFLQRMDHVSFTEAVERLAGRLGYELHYEDGGQASDHGNRARLLAANQAASEFFTEQLGTGEAEVGRRFLGERGFDAEAARRFGVGFAPKSWDALTNHLKGRGFSSEELSAAGLVSQGDRGVYDRFRGRLVWPIRDVTGQTVGFGARRLLDDDNGPKYLNTPETAIYHKAQVLYGLDLAKREISKSHRVVVVEGYTDVMACHLAGVTTAIATCGTSFGVDHIKVLRRVLGDDSGLGEVVFTFDGDAAGQQAAMRAFAEEQRFAAQTFVAVAPDGLDPCDLRLARGDGAVRSLVDSRTPLFEFVLRHTIERYDLETVEGRVAALRAAAPVIADIRDPAMRPGYTRELARMLGVELAEATRAIRQAQSRQRDAGSGGARGAGRDGGSGGGQQGGSRGVGGAAAQATEVTEKPFSIVDLPSDPATRLERDALQAMLQFPSEVGEDLLRHAIDCRFTNASLAVVRDGIASVLASGETAVKVDRVVDEVPAPFAGIVHQLAVAPVPQRGNAELSVYVQSVVSALVDRELLRQKSELLGRLQRTDRADVETYAALQRGLVELERERRALRGD, from the coding sequence ATGGCCGGCCGAATTCGACAGAGTGACGTCGACGAGGTGAAGGCCCGCACGAACATCGCCGATATCGTCGGCGACCACGTGAGCCTGAAGTCGGCCGGCGTCGGCTCGATGAAGGGCCTCTGCCCGTTCCACGACGAGCGCAGCCCGAGCTTCCACGTGCGCCCGGCGCTCGGCTACTACCACTGCTTCGGCTGCGGCGAGTCCGGCGACGCGTACACCTTCCTCCAGCGCATGGACCACGTGTCGTTCACCGAGGCAGTCGAGCGGCTCGCCGGTCGCCTCGGGTACGAGCTGCACTACGAAGACGGCGGGCAGGCGAGCGATCACGGCAATCGCGCCCGACTGCTCGCCGCGAACCAGGCGGCCTCCGAGTTCTTCACCGAACAGCTCGGCACCGGCGAGGCCGAGGTCGGCCGCCGGTTCCTCGGCGAGCGCGGGTTCGACGCCGAGGCGGCCAGGCGGTTCGGCGTCGGCTTCGCACCGAAGAGCTGGGACGCCCTGACGAACCACCTCAAGGGTCGGGGCTTCTCGAGCGAGGAGCTCTCGGCCGCGGGGCTCGTGTCGCAGGGCGACCGCGGCGTCTACGACCGATTCCGCGGACGTCTCGTCTGGCCGATCCGCGACGTGACCGGGCAGACCGTCGGCTTCGGCGCTCGACGCCTGCTCGACGACGACAACGGGCCCAAGTACCTCAACACGCCCGAGACCGCGATCTACCACAAGGCCCAGGTGCTCTACGGGCTCGACCTCGCCAAGCGCGAGATCTCCAAGTCGCACCGCGTCGTGGTCGTCGAGGGGTACACCGACGTCATGGCCTGCCATCTCGCCGGCGTGACGACGGCCATCGCCACCTGCGGCACCTCCTTCGGCGTCGACCACATCAAGGTGCTCCGCCGCGTGCTCGGCGACGACTCCGGCCTGGGCGAGGTCGTGTTCACCTTCGACGGCGACGCGGCGGGCCAGCAGGCCGCGATGCGCGCATTCGCCGAGGAGCAGCGGTTCGCCGCGCAGACCTTCGTGGCCGTCGCGCCCGACGGGCTCGATCCGTGCGACCTGCGTCTCGCACGAGGCGACGGCGCGGTGCGCTCGCTCGTCGACTCCCGCACACCCCTGTTCGAGTTCGTGCTGCGGCACACGATCGAACGCTACGACCTCGAGACGGTCGAAGGCCGGGTCGCCGCCCTGCGTGCAGCTGCGCCGGTGATCGCCGACATCCGGGACCCCGCGATGCGCCCCGGCTACACGCGCGAGCTCGCGCGCATGCTCGGGGTCGAGCTCGCCGAGGCGACCAGGGCGATCCGGCAGGCGCAGTCCCGTCAGCGCGACGCCGGATCCGGGGGCGCTCGCGGCGCCGGCCGCGACGGCGGCTCCGGTGGCGGGCAGCAGGGCGGCTCCCGGGGCGTCGGGGGCGCGGCGGCGCAGGCGACCGAGGTCACCGAGAAGCCGTTCTCGATCGTCGACCTCCCGAGTGATCCGGCCACCAGGCTCGAACGCGATGCCCTGCAGGCGATGCTGCAGTTCCCGAGCGAGGTCGGCGAAGACCTGCTCCGGCACGCGATCGACTGCCGCTTCACGAACGCGTCGCTCGCCGTGGTGCGCGACGGCATCGCCTCGGTCCTGGCATCCGGCGAGACCGCCGTGAAGGTCGACCGGGTCGTCGACGAGGTTCCCGCGCCGTTCGCGGGCATCGTGCACCAACTGGCGGTGGCTCCGGTACCGCAGCGCGGCAATGCCGAGCTGTCGGTCTACGTGCAGAGCGTCGTGAGCGCGCTCGTCGATCGAGAGCTGCTCCGGCAGAAGTCGGAGCTGCTCGGGCGCCTGCAGCGCACCGACCGTGCCGACGTCGAGACGTATGCGGCGTTGCAGCGGGGGCTCGTCGAGCTCGAGCGGGAGCGCCGGGCGCTGCGAGGCGACTGA
- a CDS encoding ABC transporter permease, which translates to MTAASATVPAAPKRRLRDRLPVVHQVRQSVGLQRGMLVAGLVMMGVFILTSILAPLLAPYGFAQRKVDGVAFGTQQPPSIEHPFGTTVGGYDVLSRVIWGTQTAIIVIVVAVLLSIFIGVALGLYSGYFGGWLDRVLVVVCDAIYAFPSLLLAIVLSIVISGGQSDLWGGVLAAAGSITVVFIPQYFRVIRAETVRIKAEAYVESAKVLGASNSRVVFKHVLRNATRTLPLIVTLNSSEAILTMAALGFLGFGIEPTAAAEWGYDLNKAQSDVTSGIWWTALFPGLAIVFTVLGITLVGESLNDLADPRLRGRRRVAKAAGQVAETSVVPGGTLVAGPGGLAGLEDGETFDEHGIEVKP; encoded by the coding sequence ATGACCGCGGCATCCGCCACCGTCCCCGCCGCGCCGAAGCGGCGCCTGCGCGACCGACTGCCGGTCGTGCACCAGGTCCGTCAGAGCGTGGGCCTCCAGCGCGGCATGCTCGTCGCGGGCCTCGTCATGATGGGCGTGTTCATCCTGACGTCGATCCTGGCGCCGCTGCTCGCGCCCTACGGCTTCGCGCAGCGCAAGGTCGACGGCGTCGCCTTCGGCACGCAGCAGCCGCCCTCGATCGAGCACCCGTTCGGCACGACGGTCGGCGGGTACGACGTGCTCTCGCGCGTGATCTGGGGCACGCAGACGGCGATCATCGTGATCGTGGTCGCGGTGCTGCTCTCGATCTTCATCGGCGTCGCGCTCGGCCTCTACTCCGGATACTTCGGCGGATGGCTCGACCGCGTGCTCGTGGTGGTGTGCGACGCGATCTACGCGTTCCCGTCGCTGCTGCTCGCGATCGTGCTGTCGATCGTGATCTCGGGCGGCCAGTCCGACCTGTGGGGCGGCGTGCTCGCCGCCGCCGGCTCGATCACGGTCGTGTTCATCCCGCAGTACTTCCGCGTGATCCGCGCCGAGACGGTGCGCATCAAGGCCGAGGCGTACGTCGAGTCCGCGAAGGTGCTCGGCGCCTCGAACTCGCGCGTCGTGTTCAAGCACGTGCTCCGCAACGCGACCCGCACGCTCCCGCTGATCGTCACGCTGAACTCGTCCGAGGCGATCCTCACCATGGCCGCGCTCGGCTTCCTCGGGTTCGGCATCGAGCCGACGGCTGCTGCCGAGTGGGGCTACGACCTCAACAAGGCGCAGTCCGACGTCACGAGCGGCATCTGGTGGACGGCGCTCTTCCCCGGCCTCGCGATCGTGTTCACGGTGCTCGGCATCACCCTCGTGGGCGAGAGCCTCAACGACCTCGCCGACCCGCGCCTGCGCGGCCGTCGCCGGGTCGCCAAGGCCGCGGGCCAGGTCGCCGAGACCTCGGTCGTTCCCGGCGGCACGCTGGTGGCCGGGCCCGGAGGCCTGGCGGGCCTCGAAGACGGGGAGACGTTCGACGAGCACGGAATCGAGGTCAAGCCGTGA
- the dusB gene encoding tRNA dihydrouridine synthase DusB, producing MSLTSTTPAGPLTIGGLELDVPVVLAPMAGITNTAFRRLCREFGAGLYVSEMITSRALVERTPESMRLITHHESETPRSIQLYGVDPKTVSEAVTMLVAEDRADHIDLNFGCPVPKVTRKGGGAALPWKTGLFRDIVEGAVTAAGDIPLTIKMRKGIDADHLTYLEAGRIAEGAGVASIALHARTASEFYSGHADWAAIGKLKETVTGVPVLGNGDIWSAEDALRMVAETGCDGVVVGRGCLGRPWLFGDLAAAFRGETQNFYPSLGQVAQTFRRHAELLTEFFDSEERGCRDIRKHVAWYFKGYPVGGDLRARLATVESLAQLDDLLGSLDWSMPYPGEGAEGPRGRAGTPKKPALPDGWLESQELAGHDRTTLVDAELDTSGG from the coding sequence ATGTCACTCACTTCCACGACCCCTGCAGGCCCGCTCACCATCGGCGGCCTCGAACTCGACGTGCCCGTCGTGCTCGCCCCGATGGCGGGCATCACGAACACGGCCTTCCGCCGACTGTGCCGCGAGTTCGGCGCCGGCCTCTACGTCTCCGAGATGATCACCTCGCGGGCGCTCGTCGAGCGCACCCCCGAGTCGATGCGGCTCATCACGCACCACGAGTCCGAGACGCCCCGCTCGATCCAGCTCTACGGGGTCGACCCGAAGACGGTCTCCGAGGCCGTCACGATGCTCGTCGCCGAAGACCGCGCCGACCACATCGACCTGAATTTCGGATGCCCGGTGCCGAAGGTCACGCGCAAGGGCGGAGGCGCCGCCCTGCCGTGGAAGACCGGGTTGTTCCGCGACATCGTCGAGGGCGCGGTCACGGCCGCGGGCGACATCCCGCTCACCATCAAGATGCGCAAGGGCATCGACGCCGACCACCTCACCTACCTCGAGGCGGGGCGCATCGCCGAGGGTGCGGGCGTCGCCTCCATCGCGCTGCACGCGCGCACGGCCTCCGAGTTCTACTCCGGCCACGCCGATTGGGCGGCCATCGGCAAGCTGAAAGAGACCGTCACGGGTGTGCCCGTGCTCGGCAACGGCGACATCTGGTCGGCCGAAGACGCACTGCGCATGGTCGCCGAGACCGGCTGCGACGGCGTGGTCGTCGGCCGCGGATGCCTCGGCCGGCCGTGGCTCTTCGGCGACCTCGCTGCGGCGTTCCGTGGCGAGACGCAGAACTTCTACCCGTCGCTCGGGCAGGTCGCGCAGACGTTCCGTCGCCACGCCGAACTGCTCACCGAGTTCTTCGACAGCGAAGAGCGCGGGTGCCGAGACATCCGCAAGCACGTCGCCTGGTACTTCAAGGGCTACCCGGTCGGCGGCGACCTGCGGGCGCGCCTGGCGACGGTCGAGTCGCTCGCGCAGCTCGATGACCTGCTCGGCAGCCTCGACTGGTCGATGCCGTACCCCGGCGAAGGTGCCGAGGGCCCGCGCGGTCGTGCCGGAACTCCGAAGAAGCCGGCCCTGCCCGACGGCTGGCTCGAGTCCCAAGAACTCGCAGGTCACGATCGCACGACCCTCGTCGACGCCGAGCTCGACACGAGCGGCGGCTGA
- a CDS encoding ABC transporter substrate-binding protein encodes MSSASTNRRRSLLAVAGVSVAALALAGCTASTGGDTAGGTLTIGTTEQVTSLDPAGSYDNGSFAVMNQVYPFLMNSPYGSPDVEPDIAESAEFTSPTEYTVKLKPGLKFANGNDLTASDVKFTFDRQTAIADENGPSSLLYNLESTEAVDDTTVVFHLLSENDQIFPQILSSPVGPIVDEDVFSADSVTSDDDIVKGNAFAGQYVITSYDFNNLISYKANADYEGLLGAAKTDTVNVKYYTDASNLKLDVQEGNIDVANRTLSATDIEDLRGNDKVKVVDGPGGEIRYLVFNFNTMPFGATTPEADPAKALAVRQAIADLIDRDAISEDVYKGTFTPLYSYVPEGLTGANEALKGLYGDGNGAPDADKAASRLEAAGVTTPLPISIQYVAERYGPSSSDEYAIIKENLEESGLFTVDLQSTEWVQYSKDRTADLYPAYQLGWFPDYSDADNYLTPFFLTENFLANHYDNPEVNDLILEQAVTVDPAAREALIGEIQDKVAADLSTIPYMQGAQVAVTGADVEGTEDTLDASFKFRYAALSKG; translated from the coding sequence ATGTCATCCGCATCCACGAACCGACGCCGATCGCTCCTCGCGGTCGCCGGCGTCTCGGTCGCTGCGCTCGCGCTGGCCGGTTGCACCGCCTCCACCGGCGGCGACACGGCCGGCGGCACGCTGACCATCGGCACCACCGAGCAGGTCACGTCGCTCGACCCCGCCGGCTCGTACGACAACGGCTCGTTCGCCGTGATGAACCAGGTGTACCCGTTCCTCATGAACTCGCCGTACGGCAGCCCCGACGTCGAACCCGACATCGCCGAGTCGGCCGAGTTCACCTCGCCGACCGAGTACACCGTCAAGCTCAAGCCGGGCCTGAAGTTCGCCAACGGCAACGACCTGACGGCCTCCGACGTGAAGTTCACCTTCGACCGTCAGACCGCGATCGCCGACGAGAACGGCCCGTCGTCGCTGCTCTACAACCTCGAGTCCACCGAGGCCGTCGACGACACGACCGTCGTGTTCCACCTGCTCAGCGAGAACGACCAGATCTTCCCGCAGATCCTGTCGAGCCCGGTCGGCCCGATCGTCGATGAAGATGTCTTCTCGGCCGACTCGGTCACCTCCGACGACGACATCGTCAAGGGCAACGCCTTCGCCGGCCAGTACGTCATCACGAGCTACGACTTCAACAACCTGATCTCGTACAAGGCCAACGCCGACTACGAGGGCCTCCTGGGTGCCGCGAAGACCGACACGGTCAACGTGAAGTACTACACGGATGCCTCCAACCTGAAGCTCGACGTTCAGGAAGGCAACATCGACGTCGCGAACCGCACGCTCAGCGCGACCGACATCGAGGACCTCCGCGGCAACGACAAGGTGAAGGTCGTCGACGGCCCCGGCGGCGAGATCCGCTACCTGGTCTTCAACTTCAACACCATGCCGTTCGGTGCGACGACCCCCGAGGCCGACCCGGCCAAGGCGCTGGCCGTCCGCCAGGCGATCGCCGACCTCATCGACCGCGACGCGATCTCCGAGGACGTCTACAAGGGCACGTTCACGCCGCTCTACTCGTACGTTCCCGAGGGCCTGACCGGCGCGAACGAGGCGCTCAAGGGCCTCTACGGCGACGGCAACGGCGCACCCGACGCCGACAAGGCCGCCTCGCGCCTCGAGGCTGCGGGCGTCACGACGCCGCTGCCGATCTCGATCCAGTACGTGGCCGAGCGCTACGGACCGTCCTCGAGCGACGAGTACGCGATCATCAAGGAGAACCTCGAGGAGAGCGGCCTGTTCACGGTCGACCTGCAGTCCACCGAGTGGGTCCAGTACTCGAAGGACCGCACGGCGGACCTCTACCCGGCGTACCAGCTCGGTTGGTTCCCCGACTACTCCGACGCCGACAACTACCTGACGCCGTTCTTCCTCACGGAGAACTTCCTCGCCAACCACTACGACAACCCCGAGGTGAACGACCTCATCCTCGAGCAGGCCGTCACGGTCGACCCCGCAGCGCGTGAAGCCCTCATCGGCGAGATCCAGGACAAGGTCGCGGCCGACCTGTCCACGATCCCGTACATGCAGGGTGCTCAGGTCGCCGTGACCGGCGCCGATGTCGAGGGCACCGAAGACACCCTCGACGCGTCGTTCAAGTTCCGCTACGCGGCGCTTTCGAAGGGCTGA
- a CDS encoding DsbA family oxidoreductase — translation MSEPIKIDIWSDIACPWCYIGKRHLEAGLEALGADAPDVEIEYHSFELSPDTPLDFEGSTVEYLAERKGMPVERVEQMLEHVTGVAANAGLDYHFEKVAHTKTLKAHELLHFAKAHGKQLELKERLLKAYFVEGGRVNRIDELVGFASDVGLDADAAREALDSGRFAADVQADIAQAGAYGIQGVPFFVIDGKYGISGAQPAEVFTQAISQVSGERVA, via the coding sequence GTGAGTGAACCCATCAAGATCGACATCTGGTCCGACATCGCCTGCCCCTGGTGCTACATCGGCAAGCGCCACCTCGAGGCCGGCCTCGAGGCGCTCGGCGCCGACGCACCCGACGTCGAGATCGAGTACCACTCGTTCGAGCTCTCGCCCGACACCCCGCTCGACTTCGAGGGCTCGACGGTCGAGTACCTCGCCGAGCGCAAGGGCATGCCCGTCGAGCGCGTCGAGCAGATGCTCGAGCACGTCACGGGCGTCGCCGCGAACGCCGGACTCGACTACCACTTCGAGAAGGTCGCGCACACGAAGACCCTGAAGGCGCACGAACTGCTGCACTTCGCGAAGGCGCACGGCAAGCAGCTCGAGCTCAAGGAGCGCCTGCTGAAGGCGTACTTCGTCGAGGGCGGCCGCGTGAACCGCATCGACGAGCTCGTGGGCTTCGCCTCCGACGTGGGGCTCGACGCCGACGCGGCCCGCGAGGCGCTCGACTCCGGTCGCTTCGCCGCCGACGTGCAGGCCGACATCGCGCAGGCCGGTGCCTACGGCATCCAGGGCGTGCCGTTCTTCGTCATCGACGGCAAGTACGGCATCTCGGGCGCCCAGCCCGCCGAGGTCTTCACCCAGGCGATCTCGCAGGTCTCCGGCGAGCGCGTCGCGTGA
- a CDS encoding aminoacyl-tRNA deacylase produces MSETIPGSERVRADAEARGLQVEIIERPAARSLEEAAELLGISPGDIVKSLVVKRSDDTYLFALVPGGRKISWPKLRALVGVNKLQLPDASLALAATGYERGTITPLGSTTAWPVYIDESVVGRRVSMGAGEHGRSLFVDADRLIEAFDAVVADLSDPE; encoded by the coding sequence ATGAGCGAGACGATCCCGGGTTCCGAGCGGGTGCGGGCCGACGCGGAGGCCCGTGGCCTCCAGGTCGAGATCATCGAGCGACCGGCCGCGCGAAGCCTCGAGGAGGCGGCCGAGCTGCTCGGCATCTCGCCCGGCGACATCGTGAAGTCGCTCGTCGTCAAGCGCAGCGACGACACCTACCTGTTCGCGCTCGTGCCCGGCGGCCGCAAGATCTCGTGGCCCAAGCTCCGCGCGCTCGTCGGCGTCAACAAGCTGCAGCTTCCGGATGCCTCGCTCGCGCTCGCCGCGACCGGCTACGAGCGCGGCACGATCACGCCGCTCGGGTCGACGACGGCGTGGCCGGTCTATATCGACGAGTCGGTCGTCGGACGCCGCGTGTCGATGGGCGCCGGCGAGCACGGACGGAGCCTCTTCGTCGACGCCGACCGGCTCATCGAGGCGTTCGACGCGGTCGTCGCCGACCTCAGCGACCCCGAGTAG
- a CDS encoding deoxyguanosinetriphosphate triphosphohydrolase, with the protein MASERLFGGYHDVDTERRHPEEHTNRRSDFARDRARLLHSSALRRLAAKTQVLSPTAGLDFARNRLTHSLEVAQVGRELASSLGLDPDVVDTACLAHDLGHPPFGHNGEKALNIWAAEIGGFEGNAQTLRILTRLEPKVFDAEGRGYGLNLTRASLDASCKYPWPEATSVADPSGRAKFGFYRDDLDVFTWLRRGAPERRLCIEAQVMDLSDDIAYSVHDFEDAIVNGYIDVESLGERVDHDALVTSMYEWIGGAYSHDELIAAFDRLDSLEGWLESWSGSRRDQAQLKNLTSQLIGRFARAATEATRSAFPLASLIRFDADVVVPREVQAEIAVLKGIVAAFVMSRNSRQPIYTQQREVLVELADALFATGDRDLDPGFAEDWAAAADDTGRRRAIVDQVASLTDQSALAWHERLVRR; encoded by the coding sequence GTGGCATCCGAGCGACTGTTCGGCGGTTATCACGATGTCGACACCGAGCGCCGGCACCCCGAAGAGCACACGAACCGCCGCAGCGACTTCGCGCGCGATCGCGCCCGCCTGCTGCATTCGAGCGCGCTGCGCCGTCTCGCGGCGAAGACCCAGGTGCTGAGCCCGACCGCGGGACTCGACTTCGCCCGCAACCGCCTGACGCACTCGCTCGAGGTCGCGCAGGTCGGCCGCGAGCTCGCCTCGTCGCTCGGGCTCGACCCCGACGTCGTCGACACGGCCTGCCTCGCGCACGACCTCGGGCATCCGCCGTTCGGGCACAACGGCGAGAAGGCGCTCAACATCTGGGCCGCCGAGATCGGCGGGTTCGAGGGCAACGCGCAGACCCTCCGCATCCTCACCCGGCTCGAGCCCAAGGTGTTCGACGCCGAGGGGCGAGGGTACGGTCTCAACCTGACGCGGGCGAGCCTCGACGCGAGCTGCAAGTATCCGTGGCCCGAGGCGACCTCGGTCGCAGACCCCAGCGGCCGCGCGAAGTTCGGCTTCTACCGCGACGACCTCGACGTCTTCACGTGGCTGCGACGCGGGGCACCCGAGCGGCGACTCTGCATCGAGGCGCAGGTCATGGACCTCTCCGACGACATCGCGTATTCGGTGCACGACTTCGAAGACGCCATCGTGAACGGCTACATCGACGTCGAAAGCCTCGGCGAACGGGTCGATCACGACGCGCTCGTCACCTCGATGTACGAGTGGATCGGCGGGGCCTACTCGCACGACGAGCTCATCGCCGCGTTCGATCGGCTCGACTCGCTCGAGGGCTGGCTGGAGTCCTGGAGCGGCAGCCGCCGCGATCAGGCGCAGCTGAAGAACCTCACGAGCCAGCTCATCGGCCGCTTCGCGCGCGCGGCCACCGAGGCGACCCGCTCGGCGTTCCCGCTGGCGAGTCTCATCCGGTTCGACGCCGACGTCGTCGTGCCGCGCGAGGTGCAGGCCGAGATCGCCGTGCTCAAGGGCATCGTCGCCGCGTTCGTGATGTCGCGCAACAGCCGCCAGCCGATCTACACGCAGCAGCGCGAAGTACTCGTCGAACTCGCCGACGCGCTGTTCGCGACCGGCGACCGCGATCTCGACCCCGGGTTCGCCGAGGACTGGGCCGCGGCCGCCGACGACACCGGTCGTCGCCGTGCGATCGTCGACCAGGTCGCGAGCCTGACCGACCAGTCCGCTCTGGCCTGGCACGAGCGCCTCGTGCGCCGGTGA
- a CDS encoding Pr6Pr family membrane protein: MTASTEPVVRTSTGPNRAFVLLWAVLRTAMAVAIIAAVVVTYQGSSGFWAAQGFADLVTLNVNFFSYFTIESNLLATAVLLIGAGLAVARRLPDPSWFAVLRACATTYMAITGIVYNLLLRGLPVTGGGDAQPWTNEVLHVIAPAFLVLDWLLAPGRRRLEWNRVFVVLAFPITWVVYTLVRGPLVYDQVKAVQSWYPYPFLNPALQQNGYLGVAFWVLVISVAFAAVASLVVWVTRLGGGHSGRADAAASESRIEPGNTDASASVSPHRE, from the coding sequence GTGACCGCTTCCACCGAACCCGTCGTTCGCACCTCCACCGGCCCGAACCGGGCATTCGTGCTCCTCTGGGCGGTGCTCCGCACGGCGATGGCCGTCGCGATCATCGCGGCCGTGGTCGTGACCTACCAGGGCTCGAGCGGCTTCTGGGCCGCGCAGGGCTTCGCCGACCTCGTCACGTTGAACGTCAACTTCTTCAGCTACTTCACGATCGAGTCGAACCTGCTCGCGACGGCCGTGCTGCTCATCGGCGCGGGCCTCGCGGTCGCGCGGCGGCTGCCCGATCCGAGTTGGTTCGCCGTGCTGCGGGCGTGCGCGACCACGTACATGGCGATCACCGGCATCGTCTACAACCTGCTGCTGCGCGGCCTGCCGGTCACCGGCGGCGGCGACGCCCAGCCCTGGACCAACGAGGTGCTCCACGTGATCGCCCCCGCGTTCCTGGTGCTCGACTGGCTGCTCGCGCCGGGGCGCCGTCGGCTCGAGTGGAACCGGGTGTTCGTCGTGCTCGCGTTCCCCATCACGTGGGTGGTCTACACGCTCGTCCGCGGCCCGCTCGTGTACGACCAGGTCAAAGCGGTGCAGAGCTGGTATCCGTACCCGTTCCTGAACCCGGCCCTGCAGCAGAACGGCTACCTCGGGGTCGCATTCTGGGTGCTCGTGATCTCGGTGGCGTTCGCCGCGGTGGCCTCGCTCGTCGTCTGGGTCACGCGGCTCGGCGGGGGGCATTCGGGCCGAGCGGATGCCGCGGCATCCGAATCGCGGATCGAACCCGGGAATACGGATGCATCCGCATCGGTTTCCCCTCATCGTGAGTGA
- a CDS encoding ABC transporter permease has product MSTVNTISTAEGPAAPRPRTKSAGGGFARYLLVRFLLIFPTIFILVTLVFFLMRTTGDPITAAQGGRLSPEALAELRAAAGYDRPLLIQYLEYLSRIAVFDFGSTLTTNRPVIDVLLTYGPATFELVFYSLIIAFAVGIPLGLAAAYYRDKAPDAFFRVLAIFWYAVPIFFAGLLLKLVFAVWLKWLPVAGRASVGAELQMQALPNKTGFYTIDAIMTGNPAVLGDVLSHVVLPGIALGLLTAGIFLRLVRTNVIGTLSTDYVDAARSRGVAESRLLRKHAYRPALIPIITVIGLQIALLLAGAVLTETTFEWKGLGFALAEFLESRDFVAVQGIVVLLAIIVALTNFIVDIIAAFIDPRVRF; this is encoded by the coding sequence ATGAGCACTGTCAACACCATCTCCACGGCGGAGGGGCCTGCGGCGCCACGCCCCAGAACGAAATCGGCGGGCGGTGGTTTCGCCAGATACCTGCTGGTGCGATTCCTGCTGATCTTCCCGACGATCTTCATCCTCGTCACGCTCGTCTTCTTCCTGATGCGCACGACCGGCGACCCGATCACGGCGGCGCAGGGCGGCCGTCTGAGCCCCGAGGCGCTCGCAGAGCTGCGCGCCGCAGCGGGCTACGATCGTCCGCTCCTGATCCAGTACCTCGAGTACCTCAGTCGCATCGCGGTCTTCGACTTCGGGTCGACGCTCACGACGAACCGCCCGGTCATCGATGTGCTGCTCACCTACGGACCCGCGACGTTCGAGCTCGTCTTCTACTCGCTGATCATCGCGTTCGCGGTCGGCATCCCGCTCGGCCTCGCCGCCGCCTACTACCGCGACAAGGCGCCAGACGCGTTCTTCCGGGTGCTCGCGATCTTCTGGTATGCGGTGCCGATCTTCTTCGCAGGCCTCTTGCTCAAGCTCGTCTTCGCCGTCTGGCTCAAATGGCTGCCCGTCGCGGGTCGCGCCAGCGTCGGCGCAGAACTGCAGATGCAGGCGCTGCCCAACAAGACCGGCTTCTACACGATCGACGCCATCATGACCGGCAATCCGGCGGTGCTCGGCGACGTGCTCTCGCACGTCGTGCTCCCCGGCATCGCGCTCGGGCTGCTGACCGCGGGCATCTTCCTGCGCCTCGTGCGCACCAACGTCATCGGCACGCTCTCCACCGACTACGTCGACGCCGCGCGCTCGCGCGGCGTCGCCGAGTCGCGTCTGCTGCGCAAGCACGCGTACCGCCCGGCGCTCATCCCGATCATCACGGTCATCGGCCTGCAGATCGCGCTGCTGCTCGCCGGGGCCGTGCTGACGGAGACGACCTTCGAGTGGAAGGGTCTCGGCTTCGCGCTGGCGGAGTTCCTCGAGTCCCGCGACTTCGTCGCCGTGCAGGGCATCGTCGTGCTGCTCGCGATCATCGTCGCATTGACCAACTTCATCGTGGACATCATCGCCGCGTTCATCGACCCGAGGGTGAGGTTCTGA